In one window of Gudongella oleilytica DNA:
- a CDS encoding methylated-DNA--[protein]-cysteine S-methyltransferase — protein MKDSFYSFDTLIGALTVTEKSGFINGLYFGRLNPKGYENKKTELIETCIAQIEEYLNGDRREFQLPLLMEGTDFRKIVWEALKTIPYGETRSYKDIAIQIGKPKAMRAVGGANHHNPISIIVPUHRVIGTNGGLVGFGGGLDIKGKLLKLEQAGNIE, from the coding sequence GTGAAGGATAGTTTTTATAGCTTTGACACACTGATAGGAGCATTGACTGTAACTGAAAAATCAGGCTTTATTAATGGACTTTATTTTGGAAGATTAAATCCGAAGGGCTATGAGAATAAGAAAACTGAACTTATTGAAACCTGCATTGCACAAATTGAGGAGTACCTTAATGGAGACAGGAGGGAGTTTCAGCTTCCTTTACTTATGGAGGGAACAGATTTTAGAAAAATCGTATGGGAAGCACTTAAGACAATACCCTACGGCGAGACCAGAAGCTACAAGGACATTGCGATCCAAATAGGCAAGCCAAAGGCAATGAGGGCAGTAGGTGGCGCAAACCATCATAATCCGATATCTATTATCGTTCCTTGACATAGAGTCATAGGAACCAACGGTGGGTTGGTAGGATTCGGCGGCGGTCTTGATATCAAGGGAAAATTGTTGAAGCTTGAGCAGGCAGGCAATATCGAATAA